DNA sequence from the Lysinibacillus sp. OF-1 genome:
TAGAACTGTACAATGATAAAAATATAATATAAATGGGTGTACGCTTTTCCTATTAATAGTTTTTTGAGAAATTCAACACTAAATAAAGCATGCCATGTGGATACTAAATCATGTGTCACATAAAATTGCATGGCTGTATAATAAAAAATAGAAAAAAAGAGATAAGGGATGAGAATTTGTGTCACTCTTTTTTTATAGAAACGAATGATAAGCTCTTTCGTTAGTTCTTTTTGTATATAGTTGTAAAATAAAACGAATCCGCTTAAGAAAATAAAAACAGGAACAGCGAATTTGGGAAAAATATTGAGAAATACATATAGTGGATAAAATTTTGATTCATTAGATAATGCTGTAACTGGTGTACTAGTAGAATGGATGAGGAGTACAGCAAGAATGGCTAATGCACGTGTAATATTTAATTCATTGATATGTGCTCGCTTCATATGATCATCTCCAAAAGTTGATTATAGTTTTCAGTTCCCAAAATGCTGCCTACATACTCTATGGGTATGCTTGTTAATGTTAAATTAGACAAACATTATCGTCTGAATTTGTTTAAAGTGAGCAAGTGGGTCGTTCATGAATTACTATAAATGGCCATTATGTCAGGGAGATGTCAGCCAAAAAAAAGCTACCACGCTTTATATGCGTAGTAGCCTTTGTATCATTGATGATGACTATCAATATTTTCTGGGAAATAAAAAGGGGAATGAGATAGTATATCAAACCTTTTTAAATTTAAATCGAATAGCTTATAAAGTAACAAGAATTCTTCCTCTTGCTTGGCCTCTCAGTAAAAGAGGTAAAACATTTGGAAGTTGCTGTAGTGTGACCTCTTGCTGAATGAAATTGCCAAGGTTTACTGGTTTAAAATCTGTCGCAAGGCGCTGCCAGATGTTTAAGCGAATATCCATTGGACAATAAACAGAATCAATTCCAAGTAAATTTACCCCTCTTAAAATGAAGGGGAAGACACTTGTAGGAAGCTGTGTGCCTGCAGTTAAACCACTAATCGCAACAGCACCTCCGTATTGAATTTGACTTAATAAAGAGGCGAGTGGCTCTCCGCCAACAGAATCAACAGCAGCCGCCCATTTTTGTTTACCTAATGCTCTAATCTTCCCATCATAAACTTCTTCCCGAGTAACGATTGAAGTAGCCCCAAGATTATTTAAAAAGTCCTGTTCAGCTTTTTTTCCTGTGCTTGCTTCTACTTGATAACCAAGTGTTGAAAGAATAGAGACCGCAAAACTACCGACACCACCTGTTGCGCCAGTAACAAGAATTTTTCCTTTTTCAGGGTTAATGCCATTGTCCTCTAATTTTTTGATAGACAATGCAGCCGTAAATCCTGCAGTACCAATTACCATTGCTTCCTTGAGCGAAAGCCCTTTTGGAAGAGGCACAATCCATTTAGCAGGGATACGAGCATATTCACTAAAACCACCAAAATGAGAGACCCCTATTTCATAGCTAGTCGCAATGACCTCATCACCTTCGTTAAAGCGAGGGTCTTCAGAGGAAACAACGACTCCAGCTAAATCAATACCAGGAACAAAAGGATAGGAAGTAACGATTTTACCATCAGGAATAGAAGCAAGACTATCTTTATAATTAATGCTTGAATAATGAATCTTAATTAATACCTCACCTTGTGGTAGGTCTGCTAATGTCAATTCGTTTACTTTAACTGTAAATTCTTCCTCTTGATTGACAACTAACGCTTTAAAACTTCCTATTGTCATAGTAAACATCCCCTTATCATTTAATTCCAATAAACAGTAACAAAATTATTCTGACCGGTCAATATAAAATTGGAGTTTACCTATTCTTCCTGTATAATAGCTTTAACTTGATTCAGTATATGTTTTTGTATTGTTATGTACAGAAATCCCTCTCATTTATAATGGGAGATAGCCGTTGAATCCTCATAAAGCCGCCAGCGGATGTCTCAGTTTTTTGAAATGAGCTTTCGAGCAAAATCAAAAAAATCTGGATGCATTGTTTCTTCGCGTACAAGCGAAGCGTCAGCGGCAATTACACTGAGGCGTAATTGATTAAATCACCGGAGGCATCTATGAAAAAGAAAGAGGAAGAACGTAAAAAACAAATTATGAAAGCAGCCTTTAATGCTGTTTCAAAGTTAGGTTATGATAAAGTTACACTACAAGACATAGCCGATCATGCCAATGTTTCAAAAGGGGTAGTTCACTACTACTTTACAAGTAAACAAAATATATTATTGGCATTACTGGAATCCACTACGAGCAAAATCTATAGTGTTGAAATACAAGAAATAGGCAAATATCAAACAGCTATAGAAAAGCTTCAAGCCTACTTAAACGCTGTTTTTGTGTCACCCCAAGATAATAAAAAGTTTTACAGAGTCTATTTAGATTTTTTAGCCAAGGCAAACGGCAATGAGGATTATAAAAGAATCAACTTAAAATTTTATGAGAATTGCTGGGGAATTGGTCAAGAAATTATTGAATTAGGAAAAAGGGAAGGTGTGTTTAGCCCAAACATTGATTCCTTAGCCTCTGCAAAAATGATGAGAGCAATGATTGATGGTTCGTTAATACAATGGTTAACTTGTGATTTAGAAGAACAACATAAATTTTATAAAGAAACCTGTTTGAATAGTATTGTGAAATTATTAAAATAGGGATAATAAAGCCTAATTACTATTGTAGTAAGGCTTTTTTTATGTAGAAAAAAAGGGGTTAATTTGAATAAATTAGAAATTATTTATCAATATATTATCTTTTTTGCTAAAATTACCATCTTAATTTTCAAAAAAAACAATGGAAATAGAATATTTTTAATATTCATTTTGGTAATTTATGTAAAACGATAGCTTAAAATAGGAAAAAATTGTTTTAATATTCACTGAAATAGCGTTTATGCAATCGTTTATACAAGCAAATATCTATGTTTTCAATAATTTAAACTGTATAAAAATTTAAAATAATGTCGAGTTGAGTCAGTATATCATTTTCTTTATACTGTGAAAGTAATTATTGGAGAGGAGAAATGATCATGAATAAAGAAGTGACAATTATTGGGGTACCCATGGATTTAGGCCAAACTAGAAGAGGGGTAGACATGGGACCAAGTGCTATTAGATATGCAGGGGTAACGGAACGACTTGAGGGCCTTGGTTATTCCATACATGACGAAGGGGATTTAACCATTGACATCGAACAGGAAGATAAAGAAATAGAAGGAAAGACAAACTTAAAAAATTTAAAAACGGTCACAGAAAGTAATGAAAAACTAGGTCAGAAAGTAGATCATGAAATTTCCTTAAAACGTTTTCCTTTAGTTTTAGGTGGAGATCATAGTATTGCGATTGGCACATTAGCAGGTGTCTCAAAGAATTATGAGAATTTAGGTGTCATTTGGTATGATGCACACGGTGATCTAAACACAGGTGAGACATCTCCTTCAGGAAATATTCACGGTATGTCTTTAGCTGTAAGTTTAGGTCTTGGCCATCCTGCACTAACGAATATCGGAGGCTATGCGCCAAAAGTTAAGCCTGAAAATGT
Encoded proteins:
- a CDS encoding NADPH:quinone oxidoreductase family protein, whose amino-acid sequence is MTIGSFKALVVNQEEEFTVKVNELTLADLPQGEVLIKIHYSSINYKDSLASIPDGKIVTSYPFVPGIDLAGVVVSSEDPRFNEGDEVIATSYEIGVSHFGGFSEYARIPAKWIVPLPKGLSLKEAMVIGTAGFTAALSIKKLEDNGINPEKGKILVTGATGGVGSFAVSILSTLGYQVEASTGKKAEQDFLNNLGATSIVTREEVYDGKIRALGKQKWAAAVDSVGGEPLASLLSQIQYGGAVAISGLTAGTQLPTSVFPFILRGVNLLGIDSVYCPMDIRLNIWQRLATDFKPVNLGNFIQQEVTLQQLPNVLPLLLRGQARGRILVTL
- a CDS encoding TetR/AcrR family transcriptional regulator → MKKKEEERKKQIMKAAFNAVSKLGYDKVTLQDIADHANVSKGVVHYYFTSKQNILLALLESTTSKIYSVEIQEIGKYQTAIEKLQAYLNAVFVSPQDNKKFYRVYLDFLAKANGNEDYKRINLKFYENCWGIGQEIIELGKREGVFSPNIDSLASAKMMRAMIDGSLIQWLTCDLEEQHKFYKETCLNSIVKLLK
- the rocF gene encoding arginase, which encodes MNKEVTIIGVPMDLGQTRRGVDMGPSAIRYAGVTERLEGLGYSIHDEGDLTIDIEQEDKEIEGKTNLKNLKTVTESNEKLGQKVDHEISLKRFPLVLGGDHSIAIGTLAGVSKNYENLGVIWYDAHGDLNTGETSPSGNIHGMSLAVSLGLGHPALTNIGGYAPKVKPENVVIIGARDLDPGEKKLIKEIGIKVYTMHEIDRLGMTTVMSQTIDYLKERTDGVHLSLDLDGLDPNDAPGVGTPVAGGISYRESHLAMEMLSEANIITSAEFVETNPVLDQYNKTAIAAVALISSLFGDTLL